A genomic stretch from Telmatocola sphagniphila includes:
- a CDS encoding response regulator, giving the protein MSQPIEILLIEDNPNDVKLALYAFQKSNLANNVQVLRDGAEALDYIFCKGIFAQREATHLPKVILLDLKLPLVDGHEILRQIKADPRTQIIPVVVMTSSKEDKDLIESYKLGVNSYIQKPVDFDQFTEVVRQLGLYWLIVNKMPPAEIISDA; this is encoded by the coding sequence ATGTCACAGCCGATTGAAATCCTGCTGATCGAAGACAATCCCAATGATGTGAAACTTGCGCTGTACGCCTTTCAAAAATCTAACTTGGCGAATAACGTTCAAGTACTTCGCGATGGTGCGGAGGCGCTGGATTATATCTTCTGCAAAGGGATTTTCGCTCAGCGCGAAGCCACTCACTTACCCAAGGTCATCCTGCTCGATTTGAAACTCCCTCTGGTCGACGGACATGAAATTTTACGACAGATTAAAGCCGATCCCCGAACTCAGATAATTCCCGTGGTGGTGATGACTTCTTCGAAAGAAGACAAAGATTTAATCGAAAGTTACAAACTCGGTGTGAATAGCTACATTCAAAAACCGGTCGATTTCGATCAGTTCACAGAGGTGGTACGGCAACTGGGACTCTACTGGTTAATCGTCAACAAAATGCCCCCTGCGGAGATTATTTCGGATGCTTGA
- a CDS encoding PAS domain S-box protein, producing MPKSTSIRDSVSPDLFSQLVASLTDLGVVLVSDSGSILSWNRAAQQLFGISESQAVGQPLPTQLPGMTAIFEEFRNSKDRQEAEFSYQRRTNTTKQIFVSLRQLTSDVISLQFRTREAAKVGDDSELSPSIPKSSETPFEFKSFYRSLVETSPDGFWLIDNQSRFLDVNDAYVRLSGYSREELLAMPPSQLEAKENSDEMAQHIENIRKQGYDRFNTFHRTKEGKIWPVEVTVRYWPESGGRFVAFFRDLTDRKRFEAQLQDWELQLNSSDRRLAELVKGMSEACFTLDREYRFTFVNDACENLFKFNREQMLGNRFWEVFAKLVGTWMEQAYRKAMTEQINVNFITFSPIAERWVDIRLFPTGDGLAAFVLDIDDRKRAEDSLRASEARHARVIRGVNDGIWDWELGTPNVYMSPRWCELLGHAGEELPHHFDTFLERLHPDDVEKMFAAVRAHQETGAEYDIEIRLRHRSGEYRWFRSRGKSDRQPGEGPAYMAGSITDIHERKMAEAEIRELNANLELRVRERTQELDEAQRLAHLGSWSWLQSENLIQWTPELYRIFGLDSQKAPPSFEEQEKYFSPASWKRITEAVNTAFTEGVGYELDLEFLRPDGSPGVLVAKGEAQRDATGKIIRLRGTAQDVTVVRRAEAEVQRISERLLLATHAGKVGIWDWNLLEDRLDWDESMYALYGIAKEQFQGAYRAWLNGVHPQDRDRGNREIQEAIRGEKDFNTEFRVLWPDHSVHHIRAHGKIYRESSGRAERMIGTNWDITEMKQKEEDIRRLNANLVRKAAEVEATNKELESFSYSVSHDLRAPLRAIDGYSRILQEDYLAQLPDPAREFIQDIRANTQQMGRLIDDLLAFSRLNRHSIRKQLLPAHEFVRECFEELIKNRPDQQINFKIEPLTEFYADRSLLKQVLLNLLANALKFTGKKASPEITVGEIENEMENVYFIKDNGVGFDMRYAHKLFGVFQRLHRQEDYEGTGVGLAIVQRIINRHSGRVWAEATINDGATFYFSLPLEGARSHVTAD from the coding sequence ATGCCGAAGTCCACCTCAATTAGGGACTCTGTTTCTCCGGATTTATTCAGCCAACTGGTCGCTTCCCTCACCGATCTGGGTGTGGTTTTGGTTTCCGATTCCGGCTCGATCTTGAGTTGGAACCGCGCGGCCCAGCAACTCTTTGGCATTTCCGAAAGTCAGGCCGTCGGACAACCGCTCCCTACGCAGTTGCCAGGAATGACGGCCATCTTCGAAGAATTCCGCAATTCGAAAGACCGCCAGGAAGCCGAATTCTCCTATCAGCGCCGCACGAATACCACGAAGCAGATCTTCGTGAGCCTCCGCCAATTAACTTCCGACGTCATTTCCCTGCAGTTCCGAACTCGCGAAGCGGCCAAAGTGGGCGACGACTCAGAACTTTCGCCATCAATTCCTAAAAGCTCGGAGACTCCATTCGAGTTTAAATCCTTCTATCGATCTTTAGTCGAGACTTCACCAGACGGCTTCTGGCTGATCGACAACCAGAGTCGCTTTTTAGATGTCAACGATGCCTATGTTCGCCTTTCCGGTTATAGCCGGGAAGAACTCCTGGCGATGCCCCCCAGTCAGCTCGAAGCTAAAGAGAACTCCGACGAGATGGCTCAGCATATTGAGAACATTCGAAAACAGGGGTACGATCGCTTCAACACCTTTCATCGAACTAAAGAGGGAAAAATCTGGCCCGTCGAGGTTACGGTTCGCTACTGGCCCGAATCGGGGGGGCGATTTGTGGCGTTTTTCCGCGATCTCACCGATCGCAAGCGCTTTGAAGCTCAGTTGCAAGACTGGGAATTACAATTAAATTCTTCGGATCGCCGACTGGCGGAACTTGTCAAAGGCATGTCCGAGGCCTGCTTCACCCTCGATCGAGAATATCGCTTCACTTTCGTCAATGATGCGTGCGAAAACCTTTTTAAATTTAATCGCGAACAGATGCTGGGAAATAGATTCTGGGAAGTTTTTGCGAAGCTTGTGGGCACCTGGATGGAGCAAGCCTATCGCAAAGCGATGACCGAACAGATTAACGTAAACTTCATCACCTTTTCACCTATTGCCGAACGATGGGTGGACATTCGACTGTTTCCCACGGGGGACGGCCTGGCCGCCTTCGTCCTGGATATCGACGACCGTAAACGGGCCGAAGACTCACTGCGGGCCAGCGAGGCCCGTCATGCGCGCGTCATCCGAGGGGTAAACGATGGCATCTGGGACTGGGAGTTGGGTACGCCAAACGTTTATATGTCGCCGCGCTGGTGCGAGTTGCTGGGCCATGCCGGCGAAGAACTACCCCATCATTTCGATACTTTTCTGGAACGGTTGCATCCCGACGATGTCGAAAAAATGTTTGCGGCCGTCCGGGCCCATCAGGAGACTGGAGCCGAGTACGACATCGAAATTCGGCTGCGGCACCGCTCGGGCGAATACCGCTGGTTCCGTTCCCGCGGCAAGTCGGATCGCCAACCGGGTGAAGGTCCGGCCTATATGGCAGGCTCCATCACCGATATCCACGAGCGAAAAATGGCGGAAGCAGAGATTCGCGAACTCAACGCCAATCTCGAGCTACGAGTTAGGGAACGAACCCAGGAACTGGATGAAGCTCAGCGGCTGGCCCACCTGGGTAGTTGGAGTTGGTTACAGTCGGAGAATCTGATCCAGTGGACTCCGGAACTCTACCGGATCTTCGGTTTGGACTCTCAGAAAGCCCCCCCCTCCTTCGAGGAGCAGGAAAAATACTTCTCCCCCGCCAGCTGGAAGAGAATCACGGAGGCGGTAAACACGGCTTTTACTGAGGGGGTGGGTTACGAACTCGATCTGGAATTCCTCCGACCCGACGGTTCCCCAGGGGTTCTGGTTGCCAAAGGCGAAGCCCAAAGAGATGCGACCGGAAAGATTATCCGGCTGCGCGGCACCGCTCAGGATGTCACGGTCGTTCGTCGAGCGGAAGCGGAAGTTCAACGCATCTCCGAACGGTTACTCCTGGCGACCCATGCAGGAAAAGTGGGTATCTGGGACTGGAACCTGCTCGAGGACCGATTGGATTGGGATGAGTCCATGTATGCCCTCTACGGAATCGCCAAGGAGCAGTTCCAGGGAGCCTATCGCGCCTGGTTGAACGGCGTCCATCCCCAGGATAGGGACCGCGGAAATCGGGAGATTCAGGAAGCCATCCGCGGCGAGAAAGATTTTAATACCGAATTTCGCGTTCTCTGGCCCGACCACTCGGTGCATCACATCCGCGCGCACGGCAAGATTTACAGAGAGAGCTCCGGGCGGGCGGAACGAATGATCGGGACCAATTGGGACATCACGGAGATGAAGCAAAAGGAGGAGGATATTCGAAGGCTGAATGCGAATCTCGTCCGAAAAGCGGCCGAAGTTGAAGCGACCAATAAAGAATTGGAATCCTTCTCCTACTCTGTCTCCCACGATCTTCGCGCTCCGCTCCGAGCCATCGATGGCTACTCCCGGATTCTTCAGGAAGACTATTTGGCTCAACTGCCGGATCCCGCTCGCGAATTCATCCAGGACATCCGAGCCAATACTCAACAGATGGGCCGCTTGATCGACGACCTGCTCGCCTTCTCCCGCTTGAACCGCCATTCGATCAGAAAGCAATTGCTGCCGGCGCACGAATTTGTTCGCGAGTGCTTTGAGGAATTAATTAAAAATAGGCCGGATCAACAGATTAATTTCAAAATTGAACCCTTAACCGAGTTTTATGCGGATCGCTCGCTGCTTAAACAAGTCTTGTTGAATTTGCTTGCTAATGCCCTGAAATTCACCGGCAAAAAAGCCTCGCCGGAAATTACAGTGGGGGAGATTGAGAATGAAATGGAAAATGTCTACTTTATTAAAGATAATGGTGTAGGTTTTGACATGAGATACGCTCACAAACTTTTTGGCGTATTTCAGCGATTGCATCGTCAGGAGGACTACGAAGGCACGGGTGTAGGTCTAGCCATAGTACAGCGCATCATAAACCGCCATAGTGGCAGGGTTTGGGCCGAGGCGACTATTAATGATGGTGCGACTTTCTATTTCTCTCTCCCATTAGAAGGGGCCCGCTCTCATGTCACAGCCGATTGA
- a CDS encoding hybrid sensor histidine kinase/response regulator, whose product MRPPRVLLFLLLLIIAILLLGVGQSLLPLKQPDFLALLLSMLGGAVLTSAFFIFFRTGNSLSASGVTVTDLRAEIGLELNRNASLPEILKSCSEAILKHCSASFVRIWTLNEAEQMLELQSSVGRYTHLDGMHARIPVGNFKIGEIARDRQSLLTNELANSEKISDPEWARREGMVAFAGHPLIYGDSLVGVLGLFAQRALSPSILNELKVAADALALGISRKRAENLLKQGEARIRAIIDAALDCIITVDKKGRVIEFNPAAEKTFGYSREEILGKDFSEIIIPTSHRQQHQAGMNRFLLTGTSHILRQRLYDVLPAIRKNGESFPTELTVVPLELEGEPIFIGFLRDITDQKIAASKQAAAEADLQNAIIQAENANQTKNLFLANMSHEFRTPMGAIVGYAEMLLSPKLNATERVQIIRGISRNGRHMLSLINDILDLTKIEAGKMRLELIPCRLWRIIGEAVSVAEVQAEEKKITLNVSQTGQLPRSMTSDPTRLRQILDNLLSNAVKFTPQRGSINLRIGLASASEDRTHLCIEVEDQGVGMSKEVIDRLFEPFVQADASTTRRFGGTGLGLSICQRLVVALRGRIEVTSQPSKGSKFTVFLPVDKADLDDLVDEETAARDTHPAALRATAKGTSQFRSRLRVLVAEDNPDNQNIIRFFLQQAGLSVELAENGEKAVNAAFNGQFDFVLMDMQMPHMDGYAAASLLRQKGYKKPIIALTAHAMAGDEEKCKAAGCDGYLTKPLDIERLVKLLGRLSRKEGQNNDALPSPSRIVVPSPEQVSESAKLDLKSLRDTYIASLMFKIKEFKKGLEEEDRKLIGDAAHRLRGSAAMYDLQDVSETAGLIEDANREGREFDLLGDLIAELETVCQQALRAPAQ is encoded by the coding sequence ATGCGACCTCCGCGAGTCCTCTTGTTTCTGCTCCTGTTAATAATTGCGATTTTGCTCCTGGGAGTAGGACAATCCCTGCTTCCTCTCAAGCAACCGGACTTTCTCGCGTTGCTTCTTTCGATGCTGGGGGGCGCGGTTCTCACCTCGGCTTTTTTCATTTTCTTTCGAACTGGCAACTCACTTAGCGCTTCCGGAGTAACGGTGACCGATCTGCGAGCCGAGATTGGTCTGGAATTGAACCGAAATGCCTCGCTTCCGGAGATTCTCAAATCCTGTTCCGAAGCGATTTTGAAACATTGCTCGGCCTCATTCGTGCGCATCTGGACTTTGAATGAAGCGGAGCAGATGCTGGAATTGCAGAGCAGCGTCGGCCGCTACACTCATCTCGACGGGATGCATGCCCGAATTCCGGTGGGGAACTTTAAAATCGGTGAGATCGCCCGAGATCGGCAGTCTTTACTTACCAACGAGCTGGCAAATAGCGAAAAAATCAGCGATCCGGAATGGGCTCGCCGCGAGGGCATGGTCGCATTTGCCGGTCATCCCTTGATCTATGGCGATTCGCTGGTGGGCGTGCTGGGACTGTTCGCTCAACGCGCACTTTCACCTTCGATTCTCAATGAATTAAAGGTGGCCGCCGATGCCCTGGCGCTGGGGATTTCCCGAAAGCGGGCCGAGAACCTCTTAAAGCAGGGAGAAGCTCGCATCCGGGCGATTATCGATGCCGCTCTGGATTGCATCATTACAGTCGACAAAAAGGGAAGAGTGATCGAATTCAACCCGGCCGCGGAAAAGACCTTCGGCTACAGTCGGGAAGAAATTCTGGGGAAGGATTTCAGCGAAATCATCATTCCCACGTCGCATCGCCAACAGCATCAGGCGGGTATGAATCGCTTCCTGCTGACGGGAACATCGCACATCCTTCGTCAGCGTCTCTACGATGTTCTGCCGGCTATTCGTAAAAACGGAGAAAGCTTCCCCACGGAATTGACTGTGGTGCCGCTCGAACTGGAGGGAGAGCCGATTTTCATTGGCTTTCTGCGCGACATCACCGATCAAAAAATTGCCGCCTCAAAGCAGGCCGCCGCGGAAGCCGATCTGCAGAATGCCATCATTCAAGCGGAAAATGCCAACCAGACCAAGAACCTCTTCCTGGCCAATATGAGCCACGAATTTCGGACACCTATGGGGGCCATCGTCGGCTATGCGGAGATGCTGCTGTCGCCCAAATTGAATGCCACGGAACGGGTTCAGATTATTCGCGGCATAAGTCGAAACGGCCGGCACATGCTGTCGCTGATCAACGACATTCTGGATTTGACCAAGATCGAAGCGGGCAAGATGCGGCTGGAACTGATTCCGTGCCGGCTCTGGCGGATTATCGGCGAAGCTGTGTCAGTTGCGGAAGTGCAGGCGGAAGAGAAGAAGATTACACTCAACGTCTCGCAGACCGGCCAATTACCCCGGTCCATGACCTCCGACCCGACCCGGTTGCGGCAGATTCTGGATAATCTGCTCTCCAATGCGGTGAAGTTCACTCCGCAACGCGGTTCCATCAATCTCCGCATCGGTCTGGCCAGCGCTTCCGAAGACCGGACCCATCTGTGCATCGAAGTCGAGGATCAAGGTGTCGGTATGTCGAAAGAGGTGATCGATCGCCTTTTCGAACCCTTCGTACAAGCCGATGCCTCGACCACGCGTCGCTTCGGGGGTACCGGGCTGGGTCTGAGCATCTGCCAGCGTCTGGTGGTGGCGTTGCGCGGCCGGATTGAAGTCACCAGTCAGCCGAGCAAAGGATCGAAATTCACTGTCTTTCTGCCGGTCGATAAAGCCGATCTCGACGATCTGGTCGACGAGGAAACTGCGGCACGCGACACCCACCCGGCCGCGCTGCGGGCGACTGCCAAAGGAACCTCGCAGTTTCGGAGTCGTTTGCGGGTGCTGGTCGCCGAGGACAACCCCGATAATCAGAACATTATCCGGTTCTTTCTGCAGCAGGCGGGTCTGAGCGTCGAACTCGCCGAGAATGGCGAAAAAGCTGTGAATGCCGCGTTCAATGGTCAGTTTGATTTCGTGCTGATGGATATGCAGATGCCGCATATGGATGGCTATGCCGCCGCCAGCCTGCTACGACAGAAAGGCTACAAAAAGCCGATTATCGCGCTGACGGCCCATGCCATGGCGGGCGATGAGGAAAAATGCAAAGCGGCCGGCTGCGATGGCTATCTCACCAAACCTCTCGACATCGAAAGGCTAGTCAAGCTCCTAGGACGATTGTCACGTAAGGAAGGGCAGAATAACGATGCGTTACCCAGCCCGTCGCGAATTGTAGTCCCGTCTCCCGAGCAAGTGAGCGAATCGGCTAAACTGGATTTGAAATCTCTCCGCGATACCTACATTGCCTCGCTGATGTTCAAGATCAAGGAATTTAAGAAGGGGTTGGAAGAAGAGGATCGCAAGCTGATCGGCGATGCGGCTCACCGCCTTCGCGGCTCGGCCGCTATGTACGACTTGCAGGACGTTTCTGAAACCGCCGGGTTAATCGAAGACGCCAATCGCGAAGGAAGGGAATTCGATCTGCTCGGAGATCTGATTGCGGAGCTGGAGACGGTGTGCCAGCAGGCTTTGCGGGCGCCAGCACAATAA